Genomic segment of Mastomys coucha isolate ucsf_1 unplaced genomic scaffold, UCSF_Mcou_1 pScaffold5, whole genome shotgun sequence:
GATCCCTGAAAAGATCTGGAGCGCCATGGAGGCCTCGCAGCACCTCCAGGCCACACAGCTCTACCTGCTCTGCTGCCACCTGCATAGCCTGCTGCAGCTGGACTCCTCTAGCTCCAGATATAGCCCCATCCTCTCGAGATTTCCTATCCTCATCCGGCAGGTGGCGGCAGCCAGCCACTTCCGGTACGTTTGGTAGCCCCGGAGTTCACGTAACCCTTACCGTGTCCCCggggtctgtctgtcttttctctttataCACTGAGACACTTCGCCCCAAGTGTTAGCTACTCCTTGTCGTCCTTTGTCTTTCTAGGTCAACCATTTTGCACGAGAGCAAGATGCTGCTCAAATGCCAGGCTGTGTCGGACCAGGCTGTGGCCGAGGCCCTCTGCTCCATAATGCTCTTGGAAGAGAGCTCTCCCCGCCAAGCCCTCACAGACTTCCTGTTGGCCAGAAAGGCAGCTATTCAGACACTCCTGAACCAGCCTCATCATGGTGGGTGTGGTTCTCTCTAAAATGGGGTTCTTCTACAGGGAATGGAGCAGTGTGTCCCAAGGAAGCCTGAGGCAGTGTTCTGTGGTCGACCTTGCTAACGGGCACTGGTTACAAGAGGGTGCCTTCTTCTTACAGGTGCTGGCATCAAGGCCCAGATTTGCTCTTTGGTGGAGCTGCTGGCTACCACTCTGAACCAAGCACATGCCCTTTTCTACACTCTACCAGAAGGTGTGCTACCCGATCCTTCCCTGCCCTGTGGCTTGCTCTTCTCTACCCTGGAGACAGTCACAAGGCAGCATCCCACTGGTGAGCTTGTAACCTTTTCCCTTATTCATTCAACTGATCTGCCATTTCCCAGCCACCACGCCATGCTCTGGGGATCAATTAGTGAGCCGGGAAGATTGAGCCCCTCACTTTGTGGTATCATAGCTTAGTTGTAAAAGGTGGTGCTGAACCCAGGTGCACGCAGGGTGCTGTCTGATGTCAGCCATCGTCATTTGCTGTAAATGCACAGTACCAAGTGCTTAGGAACACTGGAAGGATCTCCCTAAGCCAAGGAGGACTTCCCCGGGAAAGTGATGTTAAACCAAACTGAAGGTGGAGAGGAGTTAGCgagtgaggaagggaagagagatcCATGTAAAAAAAGATGAGGTTCCGGGTCCTGAGATGAGGGTGTCAGTGTAACTGAGGAGCCGAAGGTTCTAAAGTGTGGGGAGGATCGAGTGAGAAGAGGGTTGAGGCGTGGCCAGGGGTCAGGAAAATTGCAGCTCAATGGGCCAGATGGGAGGTTGGACTTTATTCCGAGATAAGGGCATCCTTCCTTGTCCTTGTAGGCTTAGTGTGCTCCTGTGCCATCTGTCCCCCTGCATCCCATACTTCTCTGGAGTAGCATTTTCCCAGCTCTAATGAAATGTTTTCGTGGTAGTGGTATCCTGCAGGACAGAGGGATGCAGAGAGCTAAGGGAAGCTGTCACCACAGCCAGGGTAGACATGGGGTGAAGACTTGGGTTAGAAGGGGACCATAGAGATGAAGGATTGTCTGGGGAACACGTGGGAAGGGAGGTGTCCACGTTAACTAGAAGAGGAGCTGGTTTGGGGATTGGGATGGGTTTCCAGTTGCGGATGGGACCCTGGAGAACACTTGAGACCCTGAAATGGGACTGAGGAGTGAGCAGGTGTCCCCAGAGATGCCCACCTACAGCATGCCTGCAGGGGGTAGCATTTGTACCCACGAGGATGGATGTATCAGTGAGCGGAGAATGAGACAGACTCCTGTAATGGTAAGGCTGCAGGGTCTGGTGGAGCCATCGACAAAGTCAGCAAAGGAAGCAGCTAAAGGTAGAAAAGGAAGAGACTACAGGAGAGTTACGACCAGGGGCTCAGCTTTGAGTAAAATCCCTTTCTTGTGCTttgagacacacatacaccccaccaccaccctaccACCCCCATGCTGGGATGTACTGATTTATCCCTTTCATGAAAGGTGAGTCCTGACTGACCTGCCCCGGCACAGAAAACAGTCGTACAAACTCTGAGTGGCCTCTTCAAGAGTACAGTGAGAGGCACTGCCCAAGCCTGTAGGATGAGACTCAGCGGGCAGGACAGGTTGTCAGTGGTTGTCCCCTTAGGTCTTCAAGTGACCTAGGATGCTAAGGAAAGGGAAGTGAATAGCTTACACTTCTCTTTGGCAACTTAAGCTCTGTTATTAAAATGCTGATGACTGGTAGGCACAGTGGCATGCACCTGAGCCACTCAGAAGTCTGAAGCAAAAGGATGACCACTGGGGCTCAGGCTTGGAGACCAGCCTAAGTGGCATGGCAAGACCCCACCCTCAAACACCGCCCCCACAGACAggggtgcacatgcacacacacacagatgaagacTAtgtagctccctccctccctcctttcctcccatccttcccttcctccatttgccctcctctctcctcctgggcTGTGCTGTTCTTAACCAGCAGACGAGCAGAATAGGAAGGCTACCGTACACAGGAACTGACCCGCCCTGGACTTCCTTTAACCTTTTTCCAGTTTGACCCACCATCTCAAGGGTGGGTAGAGGGTGGGGTGAGTGACACATCTAAGTTTTTGGAAATTCCCTCATGGGTTTGTAATTCCCAAAATTCTGTTCAAAGCCCAGCCTGGAGTCTTCTCACTTGGCCTCTTCTCTAGGAAAGGGCGTCGGTGCCCTCCAAGGGGAGATGAAGCTATGCAGCTGGTTCAGACACCTGCCCGCCTCCATTATCGAGTTCCAGCCAGCACTACGAACCCTTGCACATCCCATCAGCCAGGAGTACCTGAAAGACACGCTGCAGAAATGGATTGACATGTAAGCAGGCAGAAAGCACCCCTGAGGCTTGACCTGCATGCAGCCTTCGAAGTGACCACACCTGGGAGGCATAAGCCGGTTTTCAGTCATGGGGTAATGTGCCACATGTCTGCTACCCACTCGGGGTACACTGCTACCTTTGGGCCCTTAGTACCTATGGGGGAGAATCTGGaagctatttttttctgtgtgctaGACAGAGGCCGGCaggtaaaaagcacttgctgttcttccagcagacttgggttcagttctcagagcCATAGCAGGCAGCTCACACCCTACCTAATGCCAACTCCAGGGGGAGCTGTCGCATCTGACCTAtgagggcacctgcattcatgtagATCCTCCTGCACATGTCCATggacgcgcgcgcgcgcgcacacacacacacacacacacacacacacacacagacacacaagttgaaatctttaaaagaaaattttccaaaACAGTTAGAGGCTTTTCTCCTTAGGCTCAAGTACTGAATACTCTGAACTTTTGTTTAAGTGTTGGCTCTGAAGCTGTGCCACGAGAATCTAGACAAAAGTTGGCCTGGCTGAGAGTACTATAGACTCCCAGCGTCCATCCAGCTAGAAATGTGCCGAGGTACTCAGGTCAGAGGTTTCAAGTGCAGTCTTAAGAATTTTTCCTAACAATGATGTGAGAACCACAAATGAAGACCAGGTGTGCTGGCatgtgcctgcaatcctagcattccagatgcagaggcagacagatctcttttgagtttgaggccagcctggactacatagcaagtgccaggccagccagaaatACATAATCaaccatctttaaaaaaacaaacaaaaaaatccaaaagttgGGGATCCAGTACAGTCTAAGGAAATGGTCTTGTTACAGGTGCAATGAAGACATTAAAAATGGGATCGGCAATCTGCTCATGTACGTGAAGAGCATGAAAGGTCTGGCAGGCATCAGAGATGCCGTATGGGATTTGCTCACCACCGAGTCTGCCAGCCACAGCTGGGAGGTGGTGTGTCAGCGGCTTCTGGAGAAGCCACTCTTGTTCTGGGAGGACCTGATGCAGCAGCTCTTCCTGGATCGGTTGCAGGTACAGTGGGCATCACTTGGACCACCTCACATTCGAGCCTCATGTGACCTTTTGACTATGTTAAAACCTCCCTTATTTATTGAACGttttctttccctatttcttACCAAAGAACTCTTAGATTTCCTAAAAGTTAAAAGAGACAGCAGGCTGTTGTCAGGTGCCCGCCCCTCAGTGATGCCGACTTTGCTCTTTGCCACACCGTGTTGACAGTACTAGGtctttttctcatcactgtgaccaAATGGCTGACAGAAATAGCCTGAGGAACGATGTATTATTTTAGCTCAGAGTCTGTGCATGGTCACTCGGCTGTTTTGGAGCCTGTGGTGAGACAGAACTTGTGACCAGAGCCATGTGGTAAAACCTCTTTACCTCGTGGCCtatgggctgggggctggggagagggacaAAGATACATAAACTCAGAATACACCCCAGTGTGCTTGCCTTCAGTTAAGCCCACTCCAGAAGTCGCCACAGCCTCCATAAGTAGTGCTGCCAACTGAGACCCAGCTGTTAACTCCTGAACCTGTGTGGGCATTTCACAGTCAGGCTTTAAATGGTCATTGTGAGTGTCGTAGAGAATGTTCAGAATGTCAGGATAAATTGCCATTTCAACTCATTTGGAAATTTCCATTAAGTAATGATGGCTAAAACTCTGCTCTTGTATCTGTATAGACACTGACCAGAGAAGGCTTCGAATCCATCTCCAACAGCTCCAAAGAGCTTCTAGTCTCAGCTTTGCAGGAACTGGAGACCAACAGCTCCACATCGAATAAACATGTCCACTTTGAGCAGAAcatgtctctcttcctctggTCCGAGAGCCCCAATGACCTGCCTTCTGATGCCGCCTGGGTCAGCGTAGCAAACCGGGCTCAGTTTGCTAATAGTGGCCTCTCCATGAAAGCCCAAGCGATCAGCCCTTGTGTCCAGAACTTCTGTTCTGCCCTGGATTCTAAGCTGAAGGTTAAACTGGACGACCTCCTGGCCTACCTTCCCTCCAGTGATACGCCATTGCTCAAGGATAGCACCCCCATGCACCAGGCTAAGAACTCTGCCTTTGATAGATACGCAGATGCTGGGACTGTGCAGGACATGCTGCGTACTCAGTCCGTGGCCTGCATCAAGTCTGTTATGGGCTGCATCCAGGCAGAGCTGCGGACCATTGAAGAAGTCACACAAGATCAAAAAGATGTCCTTCACAGCACCAAGCTGCATGCAGTCCTCTTCATGGCCAGACTCTGCCAGTCCCTGGGAGAACTGTGCCCTCACCTAAAGCAGTGTATTGTGGGAAAGTGTGGGGGTTCTGAAAAACCTGCCAGGGAGGTGAGGGCTCTGAAAaagcagggaaaggggaaagCTCAAGATGTCCTCCCCGTGCAGGCCCAGTGGCAGGAAGTGAAGGAAGTCCTGCTCCAACAGAGCGTGATGGCCTACCGGGTCTGGAGCTCAGCACTTGTGAAAGTGAGTCACAGAACTTCTTGGTCTTACACCATTCTTGTGTCCTCAATGAGGTTTAGAGACATTACTTCATAGCTCTATAGCTTCTTGCTCTTGTGTCAGTACCACAATCTTCTGCCAATCCCTGGGTCTCCCACTGTGTGACACTTGGCATCACTACAGTGGCGAGCAGCTACTCCTCCTTGCTGATCTTTAACTTGCCGGGAAAGCGCTGGCTGCTTACCACCCACACTGGTCATTCTAAACCAAcggtgcaaaggccctggggaaCTAATGTGGCCATTCTCTTTTTTACCACCAGTTTCTGATCTGTGGATTCACTCGATCATTGCTTCTAAGTGATGCAGGCTCAGTCCTGGCCACTGCCACCAATTGGGATGAACTAGAAATTCAAGAGGAGACAGAGTCTGGCAGCAGTGTCACGTCTAAGATCCGCCTCCCTACTCAGGTGAGGCCATCACACTGTCAGGACTTGGGCTACAGGAGGGAGCAGAATGGTCTGGAAAGCCATCTCTGTGTGTCCCATCTGagtggtcttcaggtagatcctTAACTGGAGAGAGAGGTCAAGGTAAACGTCCTTCGTGAGGGATGCATGTGGCCTGGTGGATGCAGTTAGCAATGTGGTGTTATTCTCATCTTTCAGCCGTCCTGGTATGTACAATCCTTCCTGTTTAGCTTATGCCAGGAAGTTAATCGGGTCGGAGGCCATGCCTTGCCAAAGGTCACCCTACAGGAGATGCTGAAGAACTGCATGGCCCAAGTCATAGCTGCCTATGAGCAACTCACAGAGGAAAACCAGATAAAGGTGGGTATCCAAACAAACAGACCTTTGTCTTGGGCGGTTTGTTTAAAGGGTTCTGAATAGAACCGTTGCCCAACCCAATCCCATGTTCCATGTTCTCAGGAGAGGCATTCACCTCTGCATGATGGCTATCCAGGTCAGATGGCATCACAAAGTTCATTATGCAGGACTGGTGGTGGACAGGGTAAAAGCTTTCACAGTAAAAAGGGCTGAGTTTTGGCCCCAATGCCACCATTTGCTCATGCATGCTCTAGGCAAGTCTTTAAACCCCTTGGTCTTCTCAGGATCAACTGTAAGCAGGTGAGAGGGATAGTGGAAAGTATGGCACTGAGATGTCCCCTTTAGGGTGGATGGGCAGGTCCTAGCCAGTGCACCCGTGCCTTAGACCCTTGACTCACCCTCCATCACTGGGAACATTTAAAGGCAGGGCCAATCCTGACTTGGAGAAGACTTCGGCGCCCTCTGCTGAGCCTCAGAATTCACATTCCTCTCCTAGGCAAGGCCTTGCCTCTTGCCTTGGCCACCGTCATCTAGGACGGTGCCtttaggggctgggtctcttccATGCTCTGAGGTTTGAAGACCAGGGTTctatttaacatttttgagaCGGAGCTAGCCCTGTGGGTGTCAATAATGTCTTCTGAAACTGCACCGAGCTGTAGTACCAAGCAGAACCTGCAGGTGCTCATGGAACCATGTAAGGAGTCACCCCTCACCAGCCAGCCTTCACTTGCAGAAAGAAGGGACATTTCCAATGACCCAGAACCGAGCCTTGCAGCTCCTCTACGACCTACGCTATCTCAACATGGTTCTAAGCAGCAAGGGGGAGGAGGTGAAGAGTGGCCGGAGCAAGGCAGACTCCAGGTGACTATTCCTACTCGGGCACCCCCGGGGCAGCCTCTTCCTGATGCAGTTAATGGACAGCACCCTATTTAGGGGGGTTCCTCTGGGGACTCCCCTGTTTTATAGTGGTGGGAGAAGCCATACTTCAAGTCCAGGATTTAGATCTTTGTCCAGACCagcaataaacaaacacaatCTGGCACTGTGCCAATATATCTATGAGCTGAATGAATACTTGGGTAGCCCTGAGGCCATGCTAAAGGGAAACAACTCACTATGGTGTCCTGTGCCTCAAAGCTTACCGTGGTGCTGTCGTCCGGCACCATCTTAGTCCTTTCAGTagtgtgtgtattagtgtatgGCTGCATTTTAAAGACCATCTGAAGTCCCTTTCCGGAAGGCCCCCAAAGCCTGCACAGCCTGCACAACattgtttgggtttcttttaaTCAGCAAGTCACTGTGTGACCAGTGGGTTAAATAATGCCTGGTGAATGCACTCCATAGCTAGGAGAACCCAGCAGAGCTCGGTAAGTGGCAGGCACAGACTGGACGTAAGCCTCACTCAGGTCAGGCTGATCGTCTGAAGAACACTGAGCAAGTAGCCGGGTAATTCCCATCTCTGGGGTTACTGTTGTAGTAAAACCCTGCTAGGTGGTTTCCTGTCCTGAAGTGTGTGTAGAATAATGTTTAACTCTTCTCAGAATTGAGAAGATGACCGACAGGCTGGAGGCCCTCATTGACCCTTTTGACCTGGATGTTTTCACACCGCACCTCAACAGCAACCTCAACCGCCTGGTGCAGCGGACTTCAGTAAGTTGGGTCACAGCCATGCTTAGTGTAAGCAAAGGTGAGACTGCAGAGTCCTGGTTCAGATTATAAACCTGCTAGAGTTCTCCATGCACAGGAGTGAAATTCAAGAAAAGAGCCACTTCCTAAAAGAGAATTAGGTAAAATGCCATGAACTGGGACAGCCATGTTGGAGGTAAGGGTTGGTGAGCTTATTTACATGGCCCCACAAAAAGGTATCCATGGGTGCCAGTAGGATGGCCCAGTGTGTAAAGGAGGTGCCAACAACTGCTAACAACTTCTGTCCCTAGGACCCAGGTCTGACAAAGTCACCttctgacgtgtgtgtgtgtgtgtgtgtgtgtgtgtgtgtgtgtgaatggacaGGCATAAGTACGCATGcaagctgtctctctgtctctgtctctctctctctctctctgacacacacacacacacacacacagagagagagaaaataaatgtgggctgggcacagtggcacatgcctttaatcccaagcaagtggatctctaggagttggaggccagcctggtctacagagagagttccaggacagccagggctacacagggaaactgtgtcttggaaaaaaaaagtgtaaattttagaaaagaactACATGACTTTGAGATTCTCACCCATGGTACTGATTAaggactaattttaaaaagtcagcacTTGGGGCTGAtgatatggctcagaggttaagagcaatgtctgttcttccagaggtcccaagttcaattcccagcaaccacatggtggctcacaaccacctgtaatgggatctggtatcctcttctggcctgcaggcacacatgcaggc
This window contains:
- the Cog1 gene encoding conserved oligomeric Golgi complex subunit 1 isoform X2 yields the protein MAAATASSALKRLDLRDANALFETHGAEEIRGLERQVRAEIEHKKEELRQMVGERYRDLIEAADTIGQMRRCAEGLVDAVQATDQYCARLRQAGSAAPRAPRAPQLPPPSEKFYSMAAQIKLLLEIPEKIWSAMEASQHLQATQLYLLCCHLHSLLQLDSSSSRYSPILSRFPILIRQVAAASHFRSTILHESKMLLKCQAVSDQAVAEALCSIMLLEESSPRQALTDFLLARKAAIQTLLNQPHHGAGIKAQICSLVELLATTLNQAHALFYTLPEGVLPDPSLPCGLLFSTLETVTRQHPTGKGVGALQGEMKLCSWFRHLPASIIEFQPALRTLAHPISQEYLKDTLQKWIDMCNEDIKNGIGNLLMYVKSMKGLAGIRDAVWDLLTTESASHSWEVVCQRLLEKPLLFWEDLMQQLFLDRLQTLTREGFESISNSSKELLVSALQELETNSSTSNKHVHFEQNMSLFLWSESPNDLPSDAAWVSVANRAQFANSGLSMKAQAISPCVQNFCSALDSKLKVKLDDLLAYLPSSDTPLLKDSTPMHQAKNSAFDRYADAGTVQDMLRTQSVACIKSVMGCIQAELRTIEEVTQDQKDVLHSTKLHAVLFMARLCQSLGELCPHLKQCIVGKCGGSEKPAREVRALKKQGKGKAQDVLPVQAQWQEVKEVLLQQSVMAYRVWSSALVKFLICGFTRSLLLSDAGSVLATATNWDELEIQEETESGSSVTSKIRLPTQPSWYVQSFLFSLCQEVNRVGGHALPKVTLQEMLKNCMAQVIAAYEQLTEENQIKKEGTFPMTQNRALQLLYDLRYLNMVLSSKGEEVKSGRSKADSRIEKMTDRLEALIDPFDLDVFTPHLNSNLNRLVQRTSVLFGLVTGIENQFASRSSTFNSQEPHNILPLASSQIRFGLLPLSMTSTRKARATSQGIEAQAQDAIY
- the Cog1 gene encoding conserved oligomeric Golgi complex subunit 1 isoform X1, giving the protein MAAATASSALKRLDLRDANALFETHGAEEIRGLERQVRAEIEHKKEELRQMVGERYRDLIEAADTIGQMRRCAEGLVDAVQATDQYCARLRQAGSAAPRAPRAPQLPPPSEKFYSMAAQIKLLLEIPEKIWSAMEASQHLQATQLYLLCCHLHSLLQLDSSSSRYSPILSRFPILIRQVAAASHFRSTILHESKMLLKCQAVSDQAVAEALCSIMLLEESSPRQALTDFLLARKAAIQTLLNQPHHGAGIKAQICSLVELLATTLNQAHALFYTLPEGVLPDPSLPCGLLFSTLETVTRQHPTGKGVGALQGEMKLCSWFRHLPASIIEFQPALRTLAHPISQEYLKDTLQKWIDMCNEDIKNGIGNLLMYVKSMKGLAGIRDAVWDLLTTESASHSWEVVCQRLLEKPLLFWEDLMQQLFLDRLQTLTREGFESISNSSKELLVSALQELETNSSTSNKHVHFEQNMSLFLWSESPNDLPSDAAWVSVANRAQFANSGLSMKAQAISPCVQNFCSALDSKLKVKLDDLLAYLPSSDTPLLKDSTPMHQAKNSAFDRYADAGTVQDMLRTQSVACIKSVMGCIQAELRTIEEVTQDQKDVLHSTKLHAVLFMARLCQSLGELCPHLKQCIVGKCGGSEKPAREVRALKKQGKGKAQDVLPVQAQWQEVKEVLLQQSVMAYRVWSSALVKFLICGFTRSLLLSDAGSVLATATNWDELEIQEETESGSSVTSKIRLPTQPSWYVQSFLFSLCQEVNRVGGHALPKVTLQEMLKNCMAQVIAAYEQLTEENQIKKEGTFPMTQNRALQLLYDLRYLNMVLSSKGEEVKSGRSKADSRIEKMTDRLEALIDPFDLDVFTPHLNSNLNRLVQRTSVLFGLVTGIENQFASRSSTFNSQEPHNILPLASSQIRFGLLPLSMTSTRKARATSQGIEAQAQVGPPALSRVGDPTTNPGSLFRQLASEEDDSPAPSLFKLAWLSSMTK